One genomic window of Salvia miltiorrhiza cultivar Shanhuang (shh) chromosome 4, IMPLAD_Smil_shh, whole genome shotgun sequence includes the following:
- the LOC131023869 gene encoding calcium and calcium/calmodulin-dependent serine/threonine-protein kinase-like isoform X1 produces the protein MGQETRKSVSDEYEMNEILGRGGFSVVRRGIEKSAKKQVAVKTLRRLGAMTKQSLISDALLTNELLVMRKIVEDVSPHPNVIHLYDVCEDSAGIHLILELCSGGELFDRIVAQPRYNEAEAAAVVRQIAAGLAALHRAGIVHRDLKPENCLFLSKDEDSPLKIMDFGLSSLQDFTHPVVGLFGSIDYVSPEALSAAAITPKTDIWSLGVILYILLSGYPPFIAQSNRQKQQMILSGEFSFYEKTWKNISSSVKQLISSLLNVDPNLRPSAQEILSHPWVSGDLAKQDEMDAEVVSRLQSFNARRKFRAAAMASILSSSFSLRTKKLKNLVGAYDLKPEELENLRENFNKVCTSDKATLGEFEEVLKAMEMVSLVGLAPRIFDLFDNNRDGSVDMREIIAGFSTLKYSQGDDALRLCFQMYDTDRSGCISKEELASLLKALPDDYLPVDITEPGKLDEIFDLMDANSDGKVTFQEFKVAMQRDSALQDVLLSSLRPT, from the exons ATGGGACAGGAAACGAGAAAATCGGTGTCCGATGAATACGAGATGAATGAGATTTTGGGGAGGGGAGGATTCTCAGTTGTAAGAAGAGGTATAGAGAAGAGCGCGAAGAAGCAGGTAGCAGTGAAGACGCTGAGGAGACTGGGGGCGATGACCAAACAGTCCCTTATCTCAGATGCATTGCTCACCAACGAGCTGCTGGTGATGAGGAAGATCGTGGAGGACGTGTCGCCGCATCCCAACGTCATCCATCTCTACGACGTGTGCGAGGACAGCGCCGGAATCCATCTCATCCTTGAGCTCTGCTCCGGCGGGGAGCTCTTCGACAGGATCGTGGCGCAGCCCCGGTACAACGAGGCCGAGGCTGCCGCCGTGGTCAGGCAGATCGCAGCGGGGCTGGCTGCGTTGCACCGCGCCGGCATCGTGCATCGAGACTTGAAGCCCGAGAACTGCCTCTTCCTGAGCAAAGATGAGGATTCCCCTCTCAAGATCATGGATTTTGGGCTTAGCTCTCTCCAGGATTTCACTCATCCTGTCGTCGGCTTGTTTGGCTCCATTGATTACGTCTCGCCGGAGGCCCTCTCAGCCGCCGCCATCACTCCCAAGACCGATATCTGGTCGCTTGGTGTCATCCTCTACATTCTCCTTTCTGG GTATCCACCTTTCATCGCGCAGAGCAACCGGCAGAAGCAGCAAATGATTCTAAGT GGAGAGTTCAGCTTCTACGAGAAAACGTGGAAGAACATTTCATCATCGGTGAAACAACTGATCAGCAGCCTTCTGAACGTGGATCCCAACTTGAGGCCGAGTGCTCAAGAG ATTCTTTCGCATCCTTGGGTGAGTGGTGATCTGGCTAAGCAAGATGAGATGGATGCTGAGGTTGTGTCACGCCTGCAAAGTTTCAACGCGAGGCGCAAGTTTCGTGCAGCTGCAATGGCGAGTATTCTGAGCAGCAGCTTCTCCTTGAGAACAAAAAAGCTCAAGAATTTGGTGGGGGCTTATGACCTGAAGCCGGAGGAACTGGAAAATCTGAGAGAAAATTTCAACAAAGT ATGCACAAGTGATAAGGCAACGTTGGGTGAATTCGAAGAGGTGTTGAAAGCAATGGAGATGGTGTCGCTGGTGGGTCTAGCTCCGCGCATCTTTGATCTCTTTGATAACAACAGAGATGGGAGTGTTGACATGAGAGAAATCATTGCCGGCTTCTCAACTCTCAAATATTCACAAGGCGACGATGCACTTCGACTATGTTTTCag ATGTATGATACAGATCGTTCGGGTTGCATCAGCAAGGAAGAGCTAGCATCTCTGCTCAAG GCTTTGCCCGACGACTACCTTCCCGTTGATATCACGGAGCCTGGGAAGCTAGACGAGATATTCGATCTAATGGACGCCAATAGCGACGGAAAGGTTACGTTCCAAGAGTTTAAGGTTGCGATGCAGAGAGACAGTGCTCTTCAAGATGTACTTCTCTCCTCTCTACGACCCACTTAG
- the LOC131023869 gene encoding calcium and calcium/calmodulin-dependent serine/threonine-protein kinase-like isoform X2, giving the protein MGQETRKSVSDEYEMNEILGRGGFSVVRRGIEKSAKKQVAVKTLRRLGAMTKQSLISDALLTNELLVMRKIVEDVSPHPNVIHLYDVCEDSAGIHLILELCSGGELFDRIVAQPRYNEAEAAAVVRQIAAGLAALHRAGIVHRDLKPENCLFLSKDEDSPLKIMDFGLSSLQDFTHPVVGLFGSIDYVSPEALSAAAITPKTDIWSLGVILYILLSGYPPFIAQSNRQKQQMILSGEFSFYEKTWKNISSSVKQLISSLLNVDPNLRPSAQEILSHPWVSGDLAKQDEMDAEVVSRLQSFNARRKFRAAAMASILSSSFSLRTKKLKNLVGAYDLKPEELENLRENFNKVCTSDKATLGEFEEVLKAMEMVSLVGLAPRIFDLFDNNRDGSVDMREIIAGFSTLKYSQGDDALRLCFQIVRVASARKS; this is encoded by the exons ATGGGACAGGAAACGAGAAAATCGGTGTCCGATGAATACGAGATGAATGAGATTTTGGGGAGGGGAGGATTCTCAGTTGTAAGAAGAGGTATAGAGAAGAGCGCGAAGAAGCAGGTAGCAGTGAAGACGCTGAGGAGACTGGGGGCGATGACCAAACAGTCCCTTATCTCAGATGCATTGCTCACCAACGAGCTGCTGGTGATGAGGAAGATCGTGGAGGACGTGTCGCCGCATCCCAACGTCATCCATCTCTACGACGTGTGCGAGGACAGCGCCGGAATCCATCTCATCCTTGAGCTCTGCTCCGGCGGGGAGCTCTTCGACAGGATCGTGGCGCAGCCCCGGTACAACGAGGCCGAGGCTGCCGCCGTGGTCAGGCAGATCGCAGCGGGGCTGGCTGCGTTGCACCGCGCCGGCATCGTGCATCGAGACTTGAAGCCCGAGAACTGCCTCTTCCTGAGCAAAGATGAGGATTCCCCTCTCAAGATCATGGATTTTGGGCTTAGCTCTCTCCAGGATTTCACTCATCCTGTCGTCGGCTTGTTTGGCTCCATTGATTACGTCTCGCCGGAGGCCCTCTCAGCCGCCGCCATCACTCCCAAGACCGATATCTGGTCGCTTGGTGTCATCCTCTACATTCTCCTTTCTGG GTATCCACCTTTCATCGCGCAGAGCAACCGGCAGAAGCAGCAAATGATTCTAAGT GGAGAGTTCAGCTTCTACGAGAAAACGTGGAAGAACATTTCATCATCGGTGAAACAACTGATCAGCAGCCTTCTGAACGTGGATCCCAACTTGAGGCCGAGTGCTCAAGAG ATTCTTTCGCATCCTTGGGTGAGTGGTGATCTGGCTAAGCAAGATGAGATGGATGCTGAGGTTGTGTCACGCCTGCAAAGTTTCAACGCGAGGCGCAAGTTTCGTGCAGCTGCAATGGCGAGTATTCTGAGCAGCAGCTTCTCCTTGAGAACAAAAAAGCTCAAGAATTTGGTGGGGGCTTATGACCTGAAGCCGGAGGAACTGGAAAATCTGAGAGAAAATTTCAACAAAGT ATGCACAAGTGATAAGGCAACGTTGGGTGAATTCGAAGAGGTGTTGAAAGCAATGGAGATGGTGTCGCTGGTGGGTCTAGCTCCGCGCATCTTTGATCTCTTTGATAACAACAGAGATGGGAGTGTTGACATGAGAGAAATCATTGCCGGCTTCTCAACTCTCAAATATTCACAAGGCGACGATGCACTTCGACTATGTTTTCag ATCGTTCGGGTTGCATCAGCAAGGAAGAGCTAG
- the LOC131023870 gene encoding uncharacterized protein LOC131023870 isoform X2: protein MTGVSLTFSNAMNFASETGSVILEAGATGDLAKLKEIKKKVDDVDFRRICDVINDLCTGRRVLHHAAEMGHFQVCKFLIENAGVYIDVLTDKEDSPLMLAAKAEKVNIVKYLISKGAEVQMSSDKGFTALHYAVQKGNLELMELLLKSGADIDAESVDGTPLQYAASCGSVEAVKFLLKNNAEPDAITSFFGSPLISAIKSRSFECMELLLKGKADPNQYLYGLNTLSHAAKEGDTRYLNRLIEAGADPSLVNSSNHCFLQPVEHAALAHNPGGVEILFPKTKRIPRYPNWSVDGILAYCHSEETNTEYTKGYLEVVDDLGKSAVKSKDYLAAIAFYTEAAVVDPLNIKWLANRSLCFARIGRGVPALRDAEECVRHSPKWPKAHYREGSAWLLFENYYMAARAFGEASKLDPNDKEILKALKDAQCKYISKVVVYCPMETIDFINQYL from the exons ATGACGGGAGTTTCTCTTACATTTTCAAACGCCATGAATTTTGCTTCTGAAACTG GTAGTGTGATTCTTGAGGCTGGTGCTACTGGAGATCTTGCAAAACTTAAGG AGATCAAGAAGAAGGTTGATGATGTCGATTTCAGGAGGATATGTGATGTAATCAATGACTTGTGCACTGGCCGGAGAGTCTTGCATCACGCGGCTGAAATGGGGCATTTTCAAGTTTGCAAATTCTTGATTGAGAACGCCGGAGTCTATATTGATGTCTTGACTGACAAAG AGGATAGTCCTCTGATGTTAGCTGCCAAAGCGGAGAAGGTCAACATTGTGAAGTATCTCATCAGCAAAGGTGCAGAAGTTCAAATGTCGAGTGATAAGGGATTCACTGCGTTGCATTATGCAGTTCAAAAAG GTAATTTGGAACTTATGGAATTGTTGCTGAAGAGTGGTGCTGATATAGACGCAGAATCTGTGGATGGAACACCTCTGCAGTATGCTGCATCTTGTGGAAGTGTCGAGGCTGTGAAATTTCTGTTGAAAAATAATGCAGAG CCGGATGCAATTACATCATTTTTTGGCTCTCCTCTGATAAGTGCAATCAAGTCTCGCTCTTTTGAATGCATGGAGTTGCTGCTTAAA GGTAAAGCTGATCCTAATCAGTATTTATATGGGTTAAATACTTTGTCACATGCAGCAAAAGAAGGCGACACAAGATATCTCAATCGCTTGATTGAAGCTGGAGCAGATCCAAGTTTAGTGAACAGCTCG AATCATTGCTTCCTGCAACCTGTTGAGCATGCTGCTTTGGCACATAATCCTGGTGGTGTTGAGATTCTCTTTCCAAAGACTAAACGGATTCCGCGCTATCCAAATTGGAGCGTTGATGGCATATTGGCCTACTGTCATTCTGAAGAAACTAACACAGAG TATACGAAAGGATACTTGGAAGTAGTAGATGATCTCGGCAAGAGTGCAGTGAAAAGTAAGGATTACTTAGCTGCAATTGCATTCTATACTGAG GCTGCTGTTGTTGATCCATTAAACATAAAATGGCTAGCAAATCGAAGCCTGTGTTTTGCGCGTATCGGTAGAGGTGTACCTGCTCTACGCGATGCTGAGGAATGCGTGAGGCACAGTCCAAAATGGCCCAAGGCTCATTACAGAGAAGGTTCTGCGTGGTTGCTATTCGAG AACTATTACATGGCGGCGCGTGCATTTGGAGAGGCCTCCAAATTGGATCCTAATGACAAGGAGATCTTGAAAGCACTCAA AGATGCTCAGTGCAAATATATATCTAAGGTGGTTGTGTACTGCCCTATGGAGACGATCGACTTTATCAACCAATATCTCTAG
- the LOC131023870 gene encoding uncharacterized protein LOC131023870 isoform X1, with protein MTGVSLTFSNAMNFASETGSVILEAGATGDLAKLKEIKKKVDDVDFRRICDVINDLCTGRRVLHHAAEMGHFQVCKFLIENAGVYIDVLTDKEDSPLMLAAKAEKVNIVKYLISKGAEVQMSSDKGFTALHYAVQKGNLELMELLLKSGADIDAESVDGTPLQYAASCGSVEAVKFLLKNNAEPDAITSFFGSPLISAIKSRSFECMELLLKGKADPNQYLYGLNTLSHAAKEGDTRYLNRLIEAGADPSLVNSSNHCFLQPVEHAALAHNPGGVEILFPKTKRIPRYPNWSVDGILAYCHSEETNTEREKYTKGYLEVVDDLGKSAVKSKDYLAAIAFYTEAAVVDPLNIKWLANRSLCFARIGRGVPALRDAEECVRHSPKWPKAHYREGSAWLLFENYYMAARAFGEASKLDPNDKEILKALKDAQCKYISKVVVYCPMETIDFINQYL; from the exons ATGACGGGAGTTTCTCTTACATTTTCAAACGCCATGAATTTTGCTTCTGAAACTG GTAGTGTGATTCTTGAGGCTGGTGCTACTGGAGATCTTGCAAAACTTAAGG AGATCAAGAAGAAGGTTGATGATGTCGATTTCAGGAGGATATGTGATGTAATCAATGACTTGTGCACTGGCCGGAGAGTCTTGCATCACGCGGCTGAAATGGGGCATTTTCAAGTTTGCAAATTCTTGATTGAGAACGCCGGAGTCTATATTGATGTCTTGACTGACAAAG AGGATAGTCCTCTGATGTTAGCTGCCAAAGCGGAGAAGGTCAACATTGTGAAGTATCTCATCAGCAAAGGTGCAGAAGTTCAAATGTCGAGTGATAAGGGATTCACTGCGTTGCATTATGCAGTTCAAAAAG GTAATTTGGAACTTATGGAATTGTTGCTGAAGAGTGGTGCTGATATAGACGCAGAATCTGTGGATGGAACACCTCTGCAGTATGCTGCATCTTGTGGAAGTGTCGAGGCTGTGAAATTTCTGTTGAAAAATAATGCAGAG CCGGATGCAATTACATCATTTTTTGGCTCTCCTCTGATAAGTGCAATCAAGTCTCGCTCTTTTGAATGCATGGAGTTGCTGCTTAAA GGTAAAGCTGATCCTAATCAGTATTTATATGGGTTAAATACTTTGTCACATGCAGCAAAAGAAGGCGACACAAGATATCTCAATCGCTTGATTGAAGCTGGAGCAGATCCAAGTTTAGTGAACAGCTCG AATCATTGCTTCCTGCAACCTGTTGAGCATGCTGCTTTGGCACATAATCCTGGTGGTGTTGAGATTCTCTTTCCAAAGACTAAACGGATTCCGCGCTATCCAAATTGGAGCGTTGATGGCATATTGGCCTACTGTCATTCTGAAGAAACTAACACAGAG AGAGAGAAGTATACGAAAGGATACTTGGAAGTAGTAGATGATCTCGGCAAGAGTGCAGTGAAAAGTAAGGATTACTTAGCTGCAATTGCATTCTATACTGAG GCTGCTGTTGTTGATCCATTAAACATAAAATGGCTAGCAAATCGAAGCCTGTGTTTTGCGCGTATCGGTAGAGGTGTACCTGCTCTACGCGATGCTGAGGAATGCGTGAGGCACAGTCCAAAATGGCCCAAGGCTCATTACAGAGAAGGTTCTGCGTGGTTGCTATTCGAG AACTATTACATGGCGGCGCGTGCATTTGGAGAGGCCTCCAAATTGGATCCTAATGACAAGGAGATCTTGAAAGCACTCAA AGATGCTCAGTGCAAATATATATCTAAGGTGGTTGTGTACTGCCCTATGGAGACGATCGACTTTATCAACCAATATCTCTAG